A DNA window from Ornithobacterium rhinotracheale DSM 15997 contains the following coding sequences:
- a CDS encoding helix-turn-helix transcriptional regulator, with product MDYKKVIENILEVYNLNAAEFAEKIDVQRSSISHILSGRNNPSLDFLLKVKEKFPELRWEYLMLKKLPMYEIENKVIMSKKTENNPILPSLFDDIPYRSVPEDEISPNTSVKNEEIQEEKKATPALPSPKKEPQEQNVVATKKEKQITRVICFYNDGSFESFEPSL from the coding sequence ATGGACTACAAGAAAGTTATCGAAAATATTTTAGAAGTTTACAATCTTAACGCAGCAGAATTTGCTGAAAAAATTGATGTACAACGCTCCTCTATCTCGCATATCCTATCGGGAAGAAATAATCCTAGCCTTGATTTTTTACTAAAAGTAAAAGAAAAATTTCCTGAGCTAAGATGGGAATATCTTATGTTAAAAAAATTACCGATGTATGAAATTGAAAATAAAGTAATTATGAGTAAAAAAACGGAAAATAACCCGATTTTACCTTCTTTATTTGACGATATTCCATACAGAAGTGTACCAGAAGACGAAATATCGCCAAATACAAGCGTTAAAAATGAAGAAATTCAAGAAGAGAAAAAGGCTACTCCTGCTCTACCCTCTCCGAAAAAAGAACCTCAAGAGCAAAATGTGGTAGCTACCAAAAAAGAAAAGCAAATCACACGAGTAATTTGCTTTTA
- a CDS encoding M14 family zinc carboxypeptidase has translation MNLENIFNQYEQWKESGLDLRYLLPHIVEDLIQRNAYQSEIIGQSFQDRPIYKLTLGTGENKVLLWSQMHGNESSATRAMFDIFKLLTNPNFKEFSDELLQKIQIEFIPQLNPDGAYAYTRRNAMGIDVNRDFLQLASPEMQALQRQVKSKVYKCLFNLHDQRTIFNVYNTKHSATLSLLAPVFDNKGTISESRKQSIHYVSEIYKSLQMYRRNIARFSDEFYPKATGDNFQKWGIPIILFESGHFPNDYQRNETRKITAFGILAGLYNIAFNNEISEDALEVYHAIPQNDNKAIDIIFRSVVLTNGNTEFVTDIGVQYEEVLNPEKQIIDFVPKIYEIGDLSDRVAHETKLAENCVFHKNPNRVPKIGEIIDL, from the coding sequence ATGAATTTAGAAAATATATTCAATCAATATGAGCAATGGAAGGAAAGTGGCTTAGATCTTCGTTATTTACTGCCTCATATTGTTGAGGATTTGATACAAAGAAATGCGTATCAATCCGAAATCATAGGTCAATCGTTTCAAGATAGACCGATTTATAAATTGACATTGGGAACAGGTGAGAATAAAGTGTTGCTATGGAGCCAAATGCATGGTAATGAGAGTAGTGCTACGCGTGCGATGTTTGATATCTTTAAACTGCTCACAAATCCCAATTTTAAAGAATTTTCAGATGAATTATTGCAGAAAATTCAGATAGAATTTATTCCCCAATTAAATCCTGATGGGGCGTATGCCTATACCCGAAGAAATGCAATGGGGATTGATGTAAACAGAGATTTTTTACAATTGGCAAGTCCTGAAATGCAAGCTTTACAAAGACAAGTGAAATCTAAAGTTTACAAATGTTTATTTAATTTGCACGACCAGCGAACTATATTTAATGTTTACAACACGAAACATTCTGCCACTCTTTCCCTTTTAGCTCCTGTATTTGATAATAAAGGGACTATTTCAGAATCTCGTAAACAATCGATTCATTATGTAAGTGAAATTTATAAAAGTTTACAAATGTATCGTCGGAATATTGCTCGTTTTAGTGATGAGTTTTATCCAAAAGCTACTGGAGACAATTTTCAAAAATGGGGAATTCCAATTATTTTATTTGAGTCGGGACATTTTCCAAATGATTATCAACGAAACGAAACAAGAAAAATTACAGCTTTTGGAATTTTGGCAGGATTGTATAATATTGCGTTTAATAATGAAATTTCAGAAGATGCTTTAGAAGTTTATCATGCAATTCCGCAAAATGATAACAAAGCCATTGATATTATTTTCCGTTCGGTCGTTTTGACGAATGGCAACACAGAATTTGTAACTGATATAGGTGTGCAGTATGAAGAAGTGCTTAATCCCGAAAAGCAAATAATTGATTTTGTACCTAAAATATATGAAATCGGAGACTTGTCGGATCGCGTAGCACACGAAACTAAACTCGCTGAGAATTGCGTATTTCATAAGAATCCTAATCGAGTGCCCAAAATCGGCGAAATAATCGACTTATAG
- a CDS encoding purine-nucleoside phosphorylase — translation MYKKIQEATNYIKDKIGGEIPEFAIVLGSGLGALKDEIKPIVKIPYTEIPDFPQTTVKGHNGELIFGTLEGKKVLLMAGRFHYYEGYSMKEVTFPFRVFHLLGIKNLIVSNASGGVNPDFKVGDVMVIRDHINMFPEHPLRGQNMEEFGPRFPEMSKAYDYDFIAKFDEIAKRENIDIKKGVYVGLQGPTFETPAEYGMVRILGGDAVGMSTVPEVIVARHQGMRVAALSVITDLGGPEISIPVSHEEVLNAANVAMPNVIKLVKSLVAEN, via the coding sequence ATGTACAAAAAAATTCAAGAAGCAACTAATTACATTAAAGATAAAATCGGGGGAGAAATTCCTGAATTTGCGATTGTTTTAGGCTCTGGTCTTGGGGCTTTGAAAGATGAAATCAAGCCAATCGTAAAAATCCCTTACACCGAAATTCCTGATTTTCCGCAAACTACGGTAAAAGGACACAACGGAGAGCTTATTTTTGGTACGCTTGAGGGCAAAAAAGTGCTTCTAATGGCGGGTAGATTCCACTACTATGAGGGCTACAGCATGAAAGAGGTAACTTTTCCTTTCCGAGTTTTTCATCTTTTAGGCATCAAGAACTTAATCGTTTCTAATGCTTCTGGCGGAGTGAATCCAGATTTTAAAGTAGGTGATGTTATGGTGATTAGAGATCATATCAACATGTTTCCAGAGCACCCGTTGAGAGGACAAAACATGGAAGAATTTGGTCCTCGTTTCCCAGAAATGAGCAAGGCTTATGATTATGATTTTATTGCCAAATTTGACGAAATCGCTAAAAGAGAAAATATCGATATTAAAAAAGGTGTGTATGTAGGCTTGCAAGGTCCTACCTTTGAAACTCCTGCCGAATACGGAATGGTGCGAATCTTGGGCGGTGACGCAGTAGGAATGAGTACTGTGCCAGAAGTGATTGTGGCAAGACACCAAGGAATGCGTGTGGCAGCACTTTCTGTCATCACCGATTTGGGTGGACCAGAAATCAGTATTCCAGTTTCTCATGAAGAAGTGCTGAATGCCGCAAATGTTGCAATGCCAAATGTGATTAAATTAGTGAAATCTCTCGTAGCAGAAAATTAA
- the lpxK gene encoding tetraacyldisaccharide 4'-kinase yields the protein MNWRKLLAPLSAMWWGVTSTRNLLYKIGLFPVKSFKKPVIVIGNLSTGGTGKTPHTVYVLDLLRKNYRVAALSRGYGRRTSGFLVANYDSNARQIGDEPMMFFHRFKNRIVVSVGENRVEAIKELFQRFALDVVVLDDAFQHRALKAGFYILLTDYNELYSRDYVLPMGNLREPRSGAKRANVIVVTKCPPDLSEEEKEKIKRELKLLPEQEVFFSHINYSDTIFNISFNADIRQAEDCHALLITGIAKSDDLVKHAKSKFVSVKHLKYPDHYDFKPNDIKEIIGAYESLPSPKIMLTTEKDYMRLSQEHGIVKKLYYLPISIGIDQPDKFNEIISNYVQKNSRSN from the coding sequence ATGAATTGGCGAAAACTATTGGCGCCCCTATCGGCTATGTGGTGGGGAGTAACGAGTACTAGAAATTTATTATACAAAATCGGTCTATTCCCCGTAAAAAGTTTTAAAAAACCTGTAATTGTAATCGGTAATTTATCGACTGGCGGAACAGGAAAAACACCACATACCGTGTATGTACTAGATTTGCTTAGAAAAAATTACCGAGTAGCCGCACTCAGCCGTGGCTATGGCCGCAGAACTTCGGGATTTTTGGTAGCAAACTACGATTCCAATGCGCGACAAATCGGCGATGAACCTATGATGTTTTTTCATCGATTTAAAAATAGAATTGTCGTGAGTGTGGGAGAAAATCGTGTAGAAGCTATTAAGGAATTATTTCAGCGATTTGCCTTAGATGTTGTGGTTTTAGATGATGCTTTTCAGCATCGTGCACTCAAGGCTGGATTTTATATTTTGCTCACCGATTACAATGAGTTGTATAGCAGAGATTATGTGCTGCCAATGGGAAACCTGCGCGAGCCACGCAGTGGTGCCAAGCGTGCTAATGTAATTGTAGTTACAAAATGCCCGCCTGATTTAAGCGAAGAAGAAAAAGAAAAAATTAAACGAGAATTGAAATTATTGCCAGAGCAAGAAGTCTTCTTTTCTCACATAAATTATAGTGATACGATATTCAATATTTCGTTTAATGCAGACATTCGCCAAGCAGAAGATTGCCATGCGTTACTTATCACGGGAATTGCAAAAAGCGATGATTTAGTAAAACATGCAAAAAGCAAATTTGTTTCGGTGAAACATTTAAAATATCCTGATCATTACGACTTTAAACCTAATGACATCAAAGAAATTATCGGTGCTTATGAATCCTTGCCTTCGCCTAAAATTATGTTAACAACCGAAAAAGATTACATGAGATTGAGCCAAGAGCATGGAATTGTCAAAAAATTGTACTATCTTCCGATTTCAATTGGCATCGATCAGCCAGATAAGTTTAACGAAATCATTAGCAATTATGTACAAAAAAATTCAAGAAGCAACTAA
- a CDS encoding acetate/propionate family kinase: MDKKILVINSGSSSLKFQLFEMPQEKVLAHGLVERIGLEVSAIHYKTEKGKFSDELEIPNHEVALKEVTARLLDKEIGVISNVEDVDLVAHRVVHGGQEFTETVKITDEVKEKIKSLFPLAPLHNPANLKGIEVAEKLFSNATQVAVFDTSFFKTLPEFVYRYAIPKDKTDKTGIRLYGFHGISHKYVTRKAYEYLKDDSKKLITIHLGNGCSMTAVNKGEAVDHSLGYGPNDGLIMGTRCGSIDSSVVVTLQQQNNWSPEEVSNFLSKESGMKGLTGYSDMRDIESEAENGNKDCQLALAMNTYRIKKYIGAYIAALNGVDALVFTAGIGENSDFFRDLSTRDLDYLGIKIDPEKNKIRSGEAREINTEDSKIKVLVIPTNEELEMAQEAYNL; this comes from the coding sequence ATGGATAAAAAAATATTAGTAATCAATTCGGGAAGCTCATCGCTTAAATTTCAATTGTTTGAAATGCCACAAGAAAAAGTGCTTGCGCACGGGCTTGTTGAGCGTATCGGGCTTGAGGTTTCTGCAATTCATTACAAAACAGAAAAAGGTAAATTTTCTGATGAATTAGAAATTCCAAACCACGAAGTGGCTCTGAAAGAAGTTACGGCGAGATTGCTCGACAAAGAAATCGGTGTAATCAGCAATGTAGAAGATGTGGATCTTGTAGCTCACCGTGTAGTGCATGGAGGGCAAGAGTTTACTGAAACTGTAAAAATCACAGATGAGGTAAAAGAAAAAATCAAAAGTCTTTTCCCATTGGCTCCCCTACACAATCCTGCCAATTTAAAAGGAATTGAAGTAGCCGAAAAATTATTCAGCAATGCTACACAAGTAGCTGTATTTGATACTTCATTCTTCAAAACTTTGCCAGAATTTGTATATCGTTACGCAATTCCAAAGGATAAAACCGACAAAACTGGAATTAGACTTTACGGATTCCACGGGATTTCTCACAAATATGTAACTAGAAAAGCCTACGAATACTTAAAAGATGATTCTAAAAAATTAATCACAATCCACCTCGGAAACGGCTGCTCTATGACTGCTGTGAACAAAGGTGAAGCGGTAGACCATTCTCTAGGCTATGGACCAAACGATGGACTTATCATGGGAACTCGTTGTGGATCAATCGATTCTTCTGTTGTGGTAACTTTACAACAGCAAAACAACTGGTCTCCAGAAGAAGTTTCTAATTTCTTGTCTAAAGAAAGCGGAATGAAGGGTTTAACTGGCTACAGCGATATGCGAGACATTGAATCTGAGGCAGAAAATGGAAACAAAGATTGCCAATTAGCACTAGCTATGAACACCTACCGAATCAAAAAATACATCGGTGCCTACATTGCTGCATTAAATGGCGTAGATGCACTTGTATTTACTGCGGGAATTGGTGAGAATAGTGATTTCTTTAGAGATTTATCTACCAGAGATTTAGACTATCTAGGCATCAAAATTGATCCTGAGAAAAACAAAATCCGCAGTGGCGAAGCTCGCGAAATCAATACAGAGGATTCAAAAATTAAAGTGCTTGTAATCCCGACCAACGAGGAGCTAGAAATGGCACAAGAGGCGTATAATTTATAA
- the pta gene encoding phosphate acetyltransferase, protein MNKGLYIATLEPHSGKSMIILGLMQSLLGKMAKVAYFKPVVASEEEKDNHIETILSHFGLNSSYDESYAVTRDELIRNRNSGKIADSLEKIISKYKKLESTHDFVLVEGTDFLGGSSVFEFDWNVNIAKNLGLPVLLISTGIDKTFKEFDRNLEMAYKSFQNRDVQVIGIVANKIQEENVEALKQHLDKYLPENVEKIIVPLVSELQNPSIKEIVEELDAEVLVGKENLSNLTGKFAVGAMQLPNFLNHIDQNSLVITPGDRADIILGSLQAHISSKYPSVAGIVLTGGIKPEETIMRLIEGTQQNVPIVSVKTGTFETTQKIGAIRSDVSKEKITKIQSALDTFGKFVSPENFIESMNSYTNKVVTPMMFQYSLIDTAKKARKKIVLPESGDPRILTATERLSKLGIVDIVLLGNEEQIKAHLKELNLQVDFANVEIVDPENFDKFEDYVNTFYELRKHKGVNMDMARDTMRDVSYFGTMMIYKGDADGMVSGAVHTTQHTIRPALQFIKTKPGCSIVSSVFFMCLEDRVSVFGDCAINPNPTAEQLAEIAISSADSAAAFGIEPKVAMLSYSSGNSGKGADVDKVREATELVKAKRPDLKIEGPIQYDAAVDANVGRQKMPDSEVAGQASVLIFPDLNTGNNTYKAVQRETGAIAIGPMLQGLNRPVNDLSRGCTVDDIFNTVIITAIQAQDF, encoded by the coding sequence ATGAATAAAGGATTATACATTGCAACACTGGAGCCACACAGTGGTAAATCAATGATTATTTTAGGACTTATGCAATCTTTGCTCGGGAAAATGGCAAAGGTAGCTTACTTTAAACCCGTGGTGGCTAGCGAGGAGGAAAAAGACAATCATATCGAAACGATTTTAAGTCATTTTGGGCTTAATTCTTCTTATGATGAAAGCTATGCGGTGACTCGTGATGAGCTGATTCGCAACAGAAATTCAGGTAAAATCGCTGATTCTCTTGAAAAAATCATTTCTAAATACAAAAAATTAGAAAGCACTCACGATTTTGTACTTGTGGAAGGTACTGATTTCTTGGGGGGGAGCAGCGTTTTCGAGTTTGACTGGAATGTGAATATCGCTAAAAACTTAGGTTTGCCTGTACTTTTAATCAGTACTGGAATCGATAAAACTTTTAAGGAGTTTGATAGAAACCTTGAGATGGCTTACAAGTCTTTCCAAAATCGTGATGTTCAAGTCATTGGAATTGTAGCTAATAAAATTCAAGAGGAAAATGTTGAGGCTTTAAAACAACATTTAGATAAATATTTACCAGAAAATGTGGAAAAAATCATTGTTCCGCTTGTTTCTGAATTGCAAAATCCAAGCATTAAGGAAATTGTAGAAGAATTGGATGCCGAGGTTTTAGTTGGGAAAGAAAATTTAAGCAATCTCACAGGTAAATTTGCTGTAGGTGCTATGCAATTGCCTAATTTCTTAAACCATATAGATCAAAATAGTTTGGTAATCACGCCAGGCGATCGTGCCGATATTATTTTAGGTTCGCTACAAGCACACATCTCTTCTAAATACCCAAGTGTGGCAGGTATTGTTTTGACAGGCGGAATTAAACCAGAAGAAACAATCATGCGACTAATCGAAGGTACTCAACAAAATGTGCCTATCGTTTCGGTAAAAACTGGAACTTTTGAAACTACACAAAAAATTGGTGCCATTCGCTCTGATGTTTCAAAAGAAAAAATCACTAAAATTCAATCTGCTTTAGATACATTTGGAAAATTCGTTTCGCCAGAAAACTTTATAGAATCTATGAATTCTTATACAAATAAAGTGGTGACTCCTATGATGTTCCAATACAGCTTGATTGATACGGCTAAAAAAGCGCGCAAAAAAATCGTTTTACCAGAATCTGGCGATCCAAGAATTTTGACTGCAACAGAAAGACTTTCAAAATTAGGAATCGTAGATATTGTACTTCTCGGAAACGAAGAGCAAATCAAAGCTCATTTAAAAGAGCTTAACTTGCAAGTGGATTTTGCCAATGTGGAAATCGTAGACCCTGAGAATTTTGATAAATTCGAGGATTATGTAAACACATTCTACGAGCTCAGAAAACACAAAGGGGTAAACATGGATATGGCGAGAGATACCATGAGAGATGTTTCCTACTTTGGTACTATGATGATTTACAAAGGCGATGCCGACGGAATGGTTTCTGGAGCTGTGCACACTACGCAACACACCATTCGCCCTGCCCTACAATTCATTAAGACCAAGCCAGGCTGTTCAATTGTGAGCTCTGTATTCTTTATGTGTCTAGAAGATAGAGTTTCTGTATTCGGCGATTGTGCCATCAATCCAAACCCAACTGCTGAGCAATTAGCCGAAATCGCAATTTCTTCTGCAGATAGTGCCGCAGCCTTTGGAATTGAACCAAAAGTGGCAATGCTCTCTTACTCATCTGGAAACTCTGGAAAAGGTGCCGATGTAGACAAAGTGCGCGAAGCAACAGAATTGGTAAAAGCAAAACGCCCAGATTTGAAAATCGAAGGTCCTATCCAGTACGATGCGGCTGTAGATGCTAATGTAGGTCGTCAAAAAATGCCTGATTCTGAGGTTGCTGGACAAGCTTCTGTCTTAATCTTCCCAGATTTAAATACAGGAAACAACACCTACAAAGCGGTGCAAAGAGAAACTGGAGCTATTGCCATTGGACCTATGTTACAAGGACTTAATCGCCCTGTAAACGATTTAAGTAGAGGTTGTACCGTAGATGATATCTTCAATACAGTAATCATCACAGCTATTCAGGCACAAGATTTTTAA
- a CDS encoding DUF4294 domain-containing protein, protein MKRIFALGVLLISGMSLAQVQNPDFDKEVSDSEIDSANWSQHTIVLQDVNAYSLKFNKDIEKKYYIWLERRVDDIYPFLQKAVTEYYLVKDSADQISSKRERRRYIKKRYNELADQYEEKLKQLSTSRGQILCKLINKETGKTTYDIIKELRGGFSAFLWNTAGGAFNIDLKKEFDPEKTREDLYLAVILQRGIASGKYQPIDKNPSRKKENLRPIFEALKKK, encoded by the coding sequence ATGAAAAGAATTTTTGCCTTAGGAGTTTTGCTAATTTCGGGAATGAGTTTAGCTCAAGTACAGAATCCTGACTTTGACAAAGAAGTAAGCGATAGCGAAATAGATTCTGCCAATTGGAGCCAGCACACCATTGTTTTGCAGGATGTGAACGCGTATTCTTTAAAATTTAATAAAGACATCGAGAAGAAATACTACATCTGGCTTGAGCGTCGTGTAGACGATATTTATCCCTTTCTGCAAAAGGCTGTTACGGAATATTATTTGGTAAAAGACAGTGCAGACCAAATCAGTAGCAAGCGCGAGCGCAGACGCTATATCAAAAAACGCTACAACGAGTTGGCAGACCAATACGAAGAGAAATTAAAACAGCTTTCGACTTCTCGCGGACAAATTTTGTGCAAACTGATTAATAAAGAAACAGGCAAAACAACTTATGACATTATTAAAGAATTGCGTGGTGGCTTCTCGGCATTTTTATGGAACACCGCGGGCGGAGCTTTTAATATTGATTTAAAAAAGGAATTTGATCCCGAAAAAACACGCGAAGATTTATATTTAGCCGTGATCTTGCAACGAGGCATCGCCAGCGGAAAATATCAACCAATTGACAAAAATCCTTCTCGTAAAAAAGAAAATCTACGCCCAATTTTTGAGGCTTTAAAGAAAAAGTAA
- a CDS encoding M42 family metallopeptidase, translated as MKDTFFKAKSLDFLEKYLNVASPTGYESAGQKIWIDYIKNYVDEVRTDAYGTAYGIINPDAKFKVVIEAHADEISWFVNYITDDGLIYVVRNGGSDQAIAPSKRVNIHTEKGIVEGVFGWPAIHTRQQGKDEAPKIESIFIDVGAKDKKEAEKMGVHVGCVITYPDEFKIMNDKYFCCRALDNRIGGFMITEVARLLKENKKKLDFGLYITNSVQEEVGLNGAKMITETIKPNAAIITDVTHDTTTPMIDKKKEGEQKCGEGPVIAYAPSVHHTLRTIIEKAAKDNKIPFQRAALSRYTGTDTDAFAYSNGGVPSALLSLPLRYMHTTVEMVHKDDVQNLIRLMYESLLKIENNHNFSYFQD; from the coding sequence ATGAAAGATACATTTTTTAAGGCTAAAAGTCTTGATTTTTTAGAAAAATATTTAAATGTAGCATCGCCTACGGGCTATGAATCTGCTGGGCAAAAAATCTGGATAGATTACATCAAAAATTATGTAGATGAAGTGCGCACCGATGCCTATGGCACGGCTTACGGAATCATTAATCCCGATGCGAAGTTCAAAGTGGTAATAGAAGCGCATGCCGATGAGATTTCGTGGTTTGTGAATTACATCACCGACGACGGATTGATTTATGTTGTGCGAAATGGTGGCTCTGACCAAGCCATTGCGCCATCCAAACGCGTAAACATTCACACCGAAAAGGGAATCGTGGAAGGCGTATTCGGCTGGCCCGCTATTCACACACGCCAGCAAGGTAAAGACGAAGCACCAAAAATTGAATCAATCTTTATCGATGTTGGCGCCAAAGACAAAAAAGAAGCCGAGAAAATGGGTGTGCATGTGGGCTGTGTGATTACTTATCCCGATGAGTTTAAAATCATGAACGATAAATATTTTTGCTGCCGAGCGCTTGACAACAGAATCGGTGGATTTATGATTACCGAAGTGGCGCGTCTGCTCAAAGAAAACAAGAAAAAATTGGATTTTGGGCTATATATCACCAATTCGGTGCAGGAAGAAGTAGGACTAAATGGAGCCAAAATGATTACCGAAACCATCAAGCCAAATGCAGCCATCATCACCGATGTTACGCACGATACCACCACGCCGATGATTGATAAGAAAAAAGAAGGCGAACAAAAATGTGGCGAAGGTCCCGTGATTGCCTATGCGCCATCGGTGCACCACACATTGCGCACTATCATTGAAAAGGCCGCCAAAGACAACAAAATTCCGTTTCAGCGTGCGGCGCTTTCTCGCTACACAGGAACCGATACCGATGCCTTTGCATACAGCAATGGCGGAGTGCCTTCGGCATTATTGAGCTTGCCACTTCGATACATGCACACCACGGTAGAAATGGTGCACAAAGATGATGTGCAAAACTTAATCCGGCTGATGTATGAATCATTGCTAAAAATCGAGAATAATCATAATTTTAGCTATTTTCAGGATTAA
- a CDS encoding IS982 family transposase produces MSNLEASYNFILNKLIEISGTENFYFKPVKPKLSDIELISLIILAEFKSIDSEYQLFREIKGWAIESKIERSVYNRRKRKLFPFLEEIRCKMVKKFNDFENYFLVDSMPLEVCKLSRSSRSKICKENSFSMPNKGFCAPQNLHFYGYKLHAICSIAGVFQSFDLSPASVHDIHYLKDIKLQISDCVLLGDRGYLSQTVQLDLFNEVKIQLETPKRKNQKDYKPQFYPFRKCRKRIETLFSQLCDQFMIRRNYAKSFEGFKTRILAKITSLTTIQYLNKFVFHSNINNLKINLIR; encoded by the coding sequence ATGAGCAACCTAGAGGCAAGTTACAATTTTATTTTGAATAAACTAATAGAAATTTCAGGAACTGAAAATTTTTATTTTAAACCAGTGAAACCAAAATTATCTGATATAGAGCTGATAAGCTTAATTATTTTAGCAGAATTTAAATCTATCGATTCTGAGTACCAGCTTTTTAGAGAGATAAAAGGTTGGGCTATTGAATCTAAAATTGAAAGGAGTGTTTACAACAGAAGAAAACGAAAACTCTTCCCTTTTCTTGAAGAAATTAGGTGTAAAATGGTGAAAAAGTTCAATGATTTTGAAAACTATTTCTTGGTGGACAGCATGCCTTTAGAAGTGTGTAAATTATCCCGCTCTTCCAGAAGCAAAATCTGTAAAGAAAATAGCTTTTCAATGCCAAATAAAGGTTTTTGTGCTCCTCAAAATCTACACTTTTATGGTTACAAGCTACATGCGATCTGTTCTATTGCTGGTGTGTTCCAAAGTTTTGACTTATCTCCCGCCTCCGTTCACGACATTCATTATTTGAAAGACATAAAACTTCAAATTTCTGATTGCGTGTTACTTGGAGACAGGGGCTATCTTTCTCAAACGGTTCAGCTTGACTTGTTCAATGAGGTGAAAATCCAGTTAGAAACCCCTAAAAGAAAAAATCAAAAAGATTACAAACCTCAGTTCTATCCATTCAGAAAGTGTAGAAAACGTATAGAAACTTTATTCTCGCAGTTGTGTGACCAATTTATGATACGGCGTAATTATGCCAAATCTTTTGAAGGATTCAAAACAAGAATATTGGCAAAAATTACCTCCTTGACTACTATTCAATATCTCAATAAATTTGTCTTTCATAGTAACATTAACAATTTAAAAATTAACCTCATTCGATAA
- the thiD gene encoding bifunctional hydroxymethylpyrimidine kinase/phosphomethylpyrimidine kinase has translation MKKSQNMFSVLSIAGFDGSGGAGMQADIKTISALGGYATTVLTALPVQNTMGVQSIFEIPPDVVKLQLESVLEDIRPDAIKIGMIYKTEIAQIIVDFLAEIPDVPVVFDPVMVSSSGKKLFEEQANEFLIQKFLPKVSLLTPNLDEASILANMPIKSVEDMEQAGNIIIKMGVQSVLLKGGHLEGERLTSLFFDTDKSIHRFESQKIVSKNTHGTGCTLSSAIATYIASGKTFLESVSLAQEYVYQAILHAKDKAWGKGKGSLHHFYKQF, from the coding sequence ATGAAAAAATCTCAAAATATGTTTTCAGTTTTGTCCATTGCAGGTTTTGATGGGAGTGGAGGGGCTGGTATGCAAGCAGATATCAAAACAATTTCTGCACTTGGGGGGTATGCAACTACGGTGCTGACTGCCCTGCCTGTTCAAAATACGATGGGAGTACAATCTATTTTTGAAATTCCGCCAGATGTCGTGAAACTACAGCTTGAAAGTGTGCTTGAGGATATCCGCCCCGATGCGATAAAAATAGGAATGATTTACAAAACGGAAATTGCACAAATTATAGTCGATTTTTTAGCAGAGATACCAGATGTTCCTGTTGTTTTTGACCCCGTGATGGTTTCTTCAAGCGGAAAGAAATTGTTTGAAGAGCAAGCAAACGAATTTTTAATTCAAAAGTTTCTTCCTAAAGTTTCTCTTCTCACGCCCAATCTTGATGAAGCTTCTATTTTGGCAAATATGCCGATTAAATCCGTAGAGGATATGGAACAGGCAGGAAATATAATTATAAAAATGGGCGTGCAGTCCGTTTTATTAAAAGGAGGGCATTTAGAGGGAGAGCGACTGACTTCGCTTTTTTTTGATACAGATAAATCTATTCATCGATTTGAAAGTCAGAAAATTGTTTCTAAAAATACGCACGGAACGGGCTGCACGCTTTCTTCTGCCATTGCGACTTATATTGCCTCTGGAAAGACATTTTTAGAATCCGTTTCGCTTGCACAAGAGTATGTGTATCAGGCAATTTTACATGCTAAAGATAAGGCTTGGGGAAAGGGCAAGGGTTCTCTACATCATTTTTATAAACAATTTTAA